In Bacillus kexueae, the following proteins share a genomic window:
- the leuD gene encoding 3-isopropylmalate dehydratase small subunit, with protein sequence MQPFQSVTSKVAVLNRANVDTDQIIPKQFLKRIERTGYGKFAFFDWRYFEDGSPNPNFELNYEKYKGAEILLAGPNFGCGSSREHAPWALADYGFKVIMAPSFADIFHQNCLKNGLLPIRMKDENMKQLLKKALGNDYECTVDLEGQRVYDKDGFEFSFEVDPHWKEMLLHGRDEIAFTLLYEEKIKSYEKEKVVF encoded by the coding sequence ATGCAACCATTTCAATCAGTTACGAGCAAAGTTGCCGTTTTAAATCGCGCTAATGTTGATACAGATCAAATCATTCCTAAGCAGTTTTTAAAACGTATTGAACGAACAGGTTACGGTAAGTTCGCCTTTTTTGATTGGCGTTATTTTGAAGATGGATCGCCGAATCCGAACTTTGAATTGAACTACGAAAAATATAAGGGAGCTGAAATTTTATTAGCAGGCCCTAACTTCGGTTGTGGTTCTTCTCGAGAGCATGCACCGTGGGCACTTGCAGACTATGGATTTAAAGTTATAATGGCTCCGTCTTTTGCTGATATTTTTCATCAAAATTGCTTAAAAAATGGTCTATTGCCTATTCGTATGAAAGATGAAAACATGAAACAACTCCTAAAAAAGGCTTTAGGAAATGATTATGAATGTACAGTCGACTTAGAAGGTCAACGTGTTTACGACAAGGACGGTTTTGAATTTTCTTTTGAAGTCGACCCACATTGGAAGGAAATGCTTCTTCATGGTCGTGATGAAATCGCCTTTACATTATTATATGAAGAAAAAATTAAAAGCTATGAGAAAGAGAAAGTAGTTTTTTAG
- the leuC gene encoding 3-isopropylmalate dehydratase large subunit, whose protein sequence is MKPKNIIEKIWDQHVVLSEEGKPDLLYIDLHLIHEVTSPQAFEGLRVKGRKVRKPQNTFATMDHNIPTKNRYQLEDEVAKNQIRALERNCHEFGIELAGLDSEDQGIVHVIGPELGLTLPGKTIVCGDSHTSTHGAFGALAFGIGTSEVEHVLATQTLWQHKPKTLKVEVNGELKFGVTAKDVILYIIGKYGVDFGTGYVIEYAGECIRKMSMDERMTICNMSIEFGARAGLVAPDETTFEYVKGRKYAPKGEAFSQAIAYWKSLNSDEGAEYDQTIVIQGEDIAPMVTWGTNPGMVVPVDESVPSLSQAKDEKERTSFQRAYEYMGLNPGEKIDHVSVDYVFIGSCTNSRLSDLRNAAEVIKDKHVHPSVKAIVVPGSQSVKRQAEKEGLHEIFIKAGFEWRDSGCSMCLSMNNDVVPSGKRCASTSNRNFEGRQGKGARTHLVSPAMAASAALYGHFVDIRKIKISSFTS, encoded by the coding sequence ATGAAACCGAAAAATATTATTGAAAAAATTTGGGATCAACACGTTGTTTTATCCGAAGAAGGAAAGCCGGATTTATTATATATTGATTTGCACTTAATTCATGAAGTGACATCACCACAAGCGTTTGAAGGATTGAGGGTAAAGGGGAGAAAAGTACGGAAGCCCCAAAATACATTTGCAACAATGGACCACAATATTCCGACGAAAAATCGATATCAGTTAGAAGATGAAGTTGCAAAAAACCAAATTCGGGCACTTGAAAGAAACTGTCATGAATTTGGTATTGAATTAGCCGGATTAGATAGTGAAGATCAAGGAATTGTTCATGTCATTGGACCGGAGCTAGGATTAACGCTTCCTGGGAAAACCATTGTGTGCGGAGATAGTCATACGTCAACTCACGGAGCTTTCGGTGCTTTAGCATTTGGAATTGGAACGAGTGAAGTTGAGCATGTGTTAGCTACACAAACTTTGTGGCAGCATAAACCGAAAACGCTCAAAGTGGAAGTGAATGGGGAACTGAAGTTTGGTGTCACGGCGAAAGATGTCATTCTTTATATTATTGGAAAGTATGGAGTTGATTTTGGTACGGGCTATGTCATTGAATATGCAGGTGAATGTATTCGAAAAATGTCGATGGATGAGCGAATGACCATTTGCAATATGTCTATCGAGTTTGGAGCCCGTGCTGGTCTAGTAGCACCGGATGAGACAACTTTTGAGTATGTGAAAGGAAGAAAATATGCACCGAAAGGGGAAGCTTTTTCGCAGGCTATTGCTTACTGGAAATCACTGAACTCTGACGAAGGTGCGGAATATGATCAAACGATTGTCATTCAAGGAGAAGATATTGCACCAATGGTGACGTGGGGAACGAATCCTGGAATGGTTGTACCGGTAGACGAAAGTGTTCCATCTCTCAGTCAAGCTAAAGATGAGAAAGAACGTACGTCATTCCAAAGAGCTTATGAATATATGGGGCTGAACCCTGGTGAGAAAATCGATCATGTCTCAGTTGATTATGTGTTTATCGGTTCCTGTACAAACTCGAGGCTTTCGGACTTACGAAATGCAGCAGAAGTTATCAAAGATAAACATGTTCATCCATCTGTTAAGGCAATTGTTGTACCTGGGTCTCAATCTGTTAAACGTCAAGCTGAGAAAGAAGGTTTGCATGAAATTTTCATAAAAGCTGGGTTCGAGTGGCGAGATTCTGGGTGTAGCATGTGCTTAAGCATGAATAACGATGTCGTACCGTCAGGAAAACGTTGTGCCTCCACTTCGAATCGAAATTTTGAAGGTCGCCAAGGAAAAGGGGCTAGAACTCATTTAGTGAGCCCTGCCATGGCAGCTTCAGCAGCACTTTATGGGCACTTCGTAGATATTCGAAAAATAAAAATTAGCTCATTTACGTCTTAA